Proteins encoded within one genomic window of Cytophagales bacterium:
- a CDS encoding ABC transporter ATP-binding protein, with product MKLSIQNLSKTYGNGVQALKDVNLEIPVGMYGLLGPNGAGKSSLMRTIATLQEPDTGSITLGELDVLKQKDEVRKILGYLPQEFGVYPKVSAEVLLDHLAVLKGISNKKERKELVHALLHKTNLWPARRKNLGGYSGGMKQRFGIAQALLSSPKLIIVDEPTAGLDPAERNRFLNLLSEIGENTVVILSTHIVEDVVELCTNMAIINKGEVLLKGNPLQTIADIEGKVWSKTINKSELEDYRNNFNVISDRLIAGKPQIHVFADQQPDPSFDGVAADLEDVYFSQIFAKQEAALSAA from the coding sequence ATGAAACTTTCCATTCAAAATTTATCGAAAACCTACGGTAACGGGGTACAGGCACTGAAAGATGTGAACCTGGAAATTCCGGTAGGCATGTATGGCTTACTGGGCCCTAATGGTGCGGGAAAATCCTCACTGATGCGAACCATCGCTACGTTGCAGGAACCAGATACAGGATCAATCACTTTGGGTGAGTTGGACGTACTGAAGCAAAAGGATGAAGTACGAAAGATCCTGGGCTACTTGCCTCAGGAATTTGGTGTGTATCCTAAAGTATCTGCCGAAGTATTGCTTGATCACCTGGCCGTATTGAAGGGCATTTCGAATAAAAAAGAAAGGAAAGAGCTGGTACATGCCCTGTTGCACAAAACCAACTTATGGCCAGCAAGAAGAAAAAACCTGGGAGGTTACTCCGGAGGAATGAAGCAACGATTTGGGATCGCACAAGCGCTGCTTTCATCTCCAAAGCTCATCATTGTGGATGAGCCAACAGCAGGGCTGGATCCTGCAGAAAGAAACCGATTTCTGAACCTTCTAAGTGAAATTGGAGAAAACACGGTCGTGATTCTTTCCACACACATCGTGGAAGATGTGGTGGAATTATGTACTAACATGGCCATCATCAATAAGGGCGAAGTGTTGTTAAAAGGTAACCCGCTTCAAACCATCGCCGATATCGAGGGCAAAGTCTGGAGCAAAACCATCAATAAATCGGAATTGGAAGATTATCGAAATAATTTCAATGTGATCTCAGACAGGCTGATCGCCGGAAAACCACAGATACACGTTTTCGCGGACCAGCAGCCTGATCCTTCGTTTGATGGCGTCGCTGCGGACCTGGAGGATGTCTATTTCTCTCAAATATTTGCTAAGCAAGAAGCTGCTTTGTCTGCTGCTTAA
- a CDS encoding carboxypeptidase-like regulatory domain-containing protein — protein MQLVKMPKVKNTFFLFLYLVSAGLVAQDTRLLSGTIYDAATGETLPFATVSLKGTSLGTVSNSQGIYNFRIPSRSQYPLVANFIGYEPFEIAIADIKEDRMDIRLKSSSIELKELTIRPLTAAEYVKLAVSKFPQNYANEPFQTQAYYREKFAENGNPLKYTEGYFKSHYPNYVSGDSTQHRLLLYNEVDDPAELAFMLRKRNKKEAKKRKKAEKKGEEYEADEGGELIQASFGGPSSILSDDPISSTEDYLDTLKLHKKFKFEYTGAASYLGRQLLIVSFKSKGKVDHVKMVGKIYFDYDSDAIVAIESSGKIVVPAWARPFLFAFGLAINEPTFKQTIRYQLRGEKWYPENFFTQANIGLTKRYIMAKNERSDFEFQHLLSIHQLEIKDTPILEKNRFDPDEEMKEQIKPEDGLSWEKVSTLVPESISEKATEIEEE, from the coding sequence ATGCAATTAGTAAAAATGCCAAAGGTCAAAAACACATTTTTCCTATTTCTATACCTGGTGTCCGCAGGGTTGGTCGCCCAGGATACCAGGTTACTTTCAGGTACCATCTATGACGCGGCTACCGGAGAAACACTCCCCTTTGCCACCGTCAGTCTAAAAGGAACATCGTTAGGTACCGTGTCAAATTCCCAGGGAATTTACAATTTCAGAATTCCCTCTCGATCTCAATATCCTTTAGTTGCCAATTTCATTGGATACGAACCTTTTGAAATTGCGATTGCCGACATCAAAGAAGATCGAATGGACATCAGGCTCAAAAGTTCTTCCATTGAATTAAAAGAATTGACGATCCGTCCACTCACTGCAGCCGAGTATGTGAAACTGGCAGTATCCAAATTCCCTCAGAATTACGCCAATGAACCGTTTCAGACACAAGCTTACTACCGCGAGAAATTCGCTGAAAATGGCAATCCGTTGAAATACACCGAGGGCTACTTCAAAAGCCATTATCCTAACTATGTCAGTGGAGATTCCACACAACATCGATTGCTTCTATATAATGAGGTTGATGATCCGGCTGAACTGGCTTTCATGCTTAGAAAACGCAATAAGAAGGAAGCCAAAAAACGCAAAAAGGCCGAAAAGAAAGGTGAAGAATATGAAGCGGATGAAGGTGGTGAATTGATTCAGGCTTCATTCGGAGGCCCTTCCAGCATCTTATCCGATGATCCTATCAGCTCTACTGAAGACTATCTGGACACGCTGAAATTGCACAAAAAGTTCAAATTTGAATACACCGGAGCAGCCAGCTACCTGGGTCGTCAATTGCTCATTGTTTCCTTCAAAAGCAAGGGCAAAGTGGACCATGTCAAAATGGTCGGTAAAATTTATTTCGACTATGATAGCGATGCCATCGTAGCCATCGAATCATCCGGAAAGATCGTGGTGCCTGCCTGGGCAAGGCCCTTCCTTTTCGCTTTCGGACTGGCCATTAACGAACCTACATTCAAACAAACCATCCGATATCAATTGAGAGGGGAAAAATGGTATCCTGAAAACTTCTTTACTCAGGCCAATATTGGCTTGACCAAACGATACATCATGGCGAAAAATGAGCGGTCAGATTTCGAATTCCAGCACTTGTTGTCTATCCATCAACTTGAGATCAAGGACACACCTATTTTAGAAAAAAATCGATTTGATCCTGACGAAGAAATGAAAGAACAGATCAAGCCGGAAGACGGTCTTTCCTGGGAAAAAGTAAGTACGCTTGTCCCGGAAAGTATTTCAGAAAAAGCGACTGAAATCGAAGAAGAATAA
- a CDS encoding ABC transporter ATP-binding protein, whose product MSLLSTHDLAIGYPGKPALQKDLNLAVNQGQIISLMGQNGVGKTTFLKTINGLLPVISGEVRMNGQSLEKLSRLEIAKDCALVLTEKPANHQLSVIDLVAMGRHPYSNWLGLLSQEDKTAVESAIHQTKIDYIAERKIGELSDGQLQKVMIARALAQDTNLIILDEPVAHLDLNNKIEVMRLLREIAKQGKGILISTHDIQVTTQLSDELWLFGFGTQVQTGIPEDLILNGQLEKTLYLEHHHYDFVHHRLLNVASGPAIQLTGDEDVAYWTEQALVRAGYQVGASEIVVECQSTSWSLQNEDYSTIAGLIEGVRGVRNAEI is encoded by the coding sequence ATGAGTTTGCTTTCGACACATGATCTAGCCATTGGCTATCCCGGCAAACCAGCCCTGCAAAAGGATTTGAATCTTGCTGTTAATCAGGGGCAGATCATTTCATTGATGGGGCAAAATGGCGTGGGCAAGACCACCTTCCTGAAAACCATCAATGGACTGCTCCCTGTAATTTCCGGAGAAGTACGCATGAACGGCCAGAGCCTGGAAAAACTTTCCAGGCTGGAGATCGCCAAAGACTGTGCGCTGGTATTGACCGAAAAACCTGCCAATCATCAACTGTCGGTAATCGATCTGGTGGCCATGGGTCGGCACCCCTACTCCAATTGGCTAGGACTTTTATCACAGGAAGATAAAACAGCAGTGGAATCGGCCATTCATCAAACGAAGATCGATTACATCGCCGAACGAAAAATCGGAGAACTGAGTGACGGTCAATTACAAAAAGTGATGATTGCTCGGGCGTTAGCTCAGGATACGAACCTCATCATTTTGGATGAACCTGTCGCCCACCTGGACCTGAACAATAAAATTGAGGTGATGCGACTGCTTCGTGAGATCGCAAAGCAAGGAAAAGGTATTCTGATCTCGACCCATGACATCCAGGTTACGACACAGTTATCCGATGAGTTGTGGTTGTTTGGTTTTGGCACGCAAGTTCAAACGGGCATTCCTGAAGACCTCATCCTCAATGGACAGTTAGAAAAAACCCTCTACCTCGAGCATCACCACTACGATTTTGTGCACCATCGTCTCCTCAATGTAGCATCCGGGCCAGCCATCCAACTGACTGGTGACGAAGATGTGGCATACTGGACGGAACAAGCGTTGGTCAGGGCTGGTTATCAGGTTGGAGCATCAGAAATAGTGGTCGAATGCCAATCAACATCATGGTCCTTACAGAACGAGGATTATTCGACGATTGCAGGATTAATTGAGGGGGTGAGGGGAGTTAGAAACGCGGAAATTTAA
- a CDS encoding LytTR family DNA-binding domain-containing protein: MKLTCIAVDDEPLALEKIVDYIEQVPFLELKGKFDDGMEVLSFLQDEQVDLLFLDIQMPQLLGTQLVQVLKQKPQIIFTTAYSEYAMEGYELDITDYLLKPISFGRFLKSSQKALERASNGKTAKSSAPAPKTEQNDFIFVKTEFKWQQIALKDIQYIEGMKDYLAIHTTAERVLTLMSFNDLLDKLPAKNFIRIHKSFVVAIDKIKEIEKARVIIGEVPLPIGETYKQAFMNRLKSAGWM, encoded by the coding sequence ATGAAGTTAACCTGTATAGCTGTTGATGATGAGCCCTTGGCGCTCGAAAAAATTGTGGATTATATCGAGCAAGTACCTTTTCTCGAGTTGAAAGGCAAGTTTGACGATGGGATGGAAGTCTTGTCCTTCTTGCAAGATGAACAAGTAGACTTGTTGTTTCTAGACATTCAAATGCCGCAATTACTGGGGACGCAATTGGTGCAGGTACTGAAGCAAAAGCCTCAAATCATCTTTACCACGGCCTACAGTGAATATGCCATGGAGGGCTATGAACTGGACATTACGGATTATTTGCTGAAGCCGATCTCCTTTGGACGTTTTCTGAAATCCTCGCAAAAGGCCCTGGAAAGAGCTTCTAACGGGAAGACGGCTAAATCTTCCGCACCGGCCCCTAAAACGGAGCAAAACGACTTCATTTTCGTAAAGACGGAGTTTAAATGGCAACAGATCGCGCTCAAGGACATTCAGTACATCGAAGGAATGAAGGATTACCTGGCCATCCACACGACTGCCGAACGCGTATTAACACTCATGTCCTTCAATGACCTGCTGGATAAGCTCCCGGCCAAAAATTTCATTCGCATTCATAAATCATTCGTGGTAGCAATTGATAAGATCAAAGAAATCGAAAAGGCCCGCGTGATCATTGGTGAGGTGCCCCTGCCGATAGGTGAGACTTACAAGCAAGCATTCATGAACCGACTCAAGAGTGCGGGATGGATGTGA
- a CDS encoding iron ABC transporter permease, with protein MIESYLQRSKKRWTIIFVLLMLLVVVLFITNLSLGSVYIPFSNFWQYFSDSGTGKESWDLIIRNFRLPKAWTAVFTGAALGVSGLQMQTLFRNPLAGPFILGISSGAGLGVALAIFTGIYFGFFFDLTGLGRSWTTVIAAGVGSFLVLITILLASSRLKDGVSLLIVGLMFGTIASAIVGILQFFSQAENIQAYVIWSFGSLGGVSQQELIVFQWIIFAGLILAMALSKPLNALLLGEQYAASIGLNLKRIRFLVILNTSLLAGTVTAFCGPVAFIGLAVPHLVRMLFNTSNHLQLTPLIILFGSGLVLIFDIISQVPGSDLTLPLNAVTALFGGPFVIWVLLKKRTINFSG; from the coding sequence ATGATAGAAAGCTATCTTCAACGATCCAAAAAACGCTGGACAATCATTTTTGTCTTGCTCATGCTATTGGTCGTTGTGCTATTCATCACCAATCTCAGTTTAGGGTCAGTTTACATTCCTTTTTCCAATTTCTGGCAATACTTCTCTGATTCGGGAACGGGCAAGGAAAGCTGGGACCTGATCATCCGTAACTTCAGGCTACCCAAAGCATGGACTGCCGTTTTCACGGGTGCAGCACTAGGAGTAAGCGGGCTACAAATGCAAACCCTGTTCCGAAATCCATTGGCTGGACCATTTATTCTGGGCATTAGCTCCGGAGCAGGGCTGGGGGTAGCACTAGCCATCTTCACAGGGATCTATTTCGGGTTCTTTTTTGACCTCACCGGACTTGGGAGAAGCTGGACCACTGTCATTGCTGCTGGTGTCGGAAGTTTTCTGGTGTTGATCACTATTTTGCTCGCCTCCTCGAGGTTGAAAGATGGTGTCAGCCTATTGATTGTAGGTCTGATGTTTGGTACCATCGCCAGTGCAATCGTTGGGATCTTACAGTTTTTCAGTCAGGCCGAAAACATCCAGGCCTATGTGATCTGGTCATTCGGTAGTCTGGGTGGGGTTTCGCAACAGGAGCTCATCGTATTTCAATGGATCATATTTGCCGGACTTATCCTTGCGATGGCATTGTCCAAGCCACTCAACGCCCTGCTCTTGGGTGAACAGTACGCAGCCAGTATTGGACTGAACCTAAAACGGATCCGGTTTCTCGTCATCCTGAACACCAGCTTACTGGCCGGTACAGTTACTGCTTTTTGTGGCCCCGTGGCCTTTATTGGCTTGGCCGTTCCTCACTTAGTTCGGATGCTGTTCAATACCTCGAATCACCTCCAATTGACACCACTGATCATCTTGTTTGGCAGCGGACTGGTTTTGATTTTTGACATCATCAGTCAGGTTCCCGGCTCTGATCTCACACTTCCGCTAAATGCGGTAACAGCTCTATTTGGCGGGCCATTTGTCATTTGGGTATTGCTAAAAAAACGCACCATCAATTTTTCGGGATGA
- a CDS encoding histidine kinase: MANRLENLRDRLFSRLNRQTGIYHILWWTFYFVMIGVLMVGVDQMQLHEYLGWLVINVPVKLAIFYTFYSYLVPNWLGRKTWSFIGVVILLMLVYPPLKYGFDSLFAIKSLPSVQFSLEEDHEYLHWQELARRFNTILGLVPFSIAVRITVDWFKNQQMKKELERRRMQGELDLLRNQVNPHFLFNVLNSIDSLIYKVSPEGSEAVHKLSAIMRYMLYDSNANHVLLNSEIEYLSSYFDLQRIRMKATDVVNFECKGPVAGQKIAPMLFIVFVENAFKHANIIDGRRVIEVSIEMEDSLLRFNCRNSYDPNHLEQKDKVGGIGLKNVERRLDLLYENRYALNTHVANGYYTVSLNVNLEEPEAPQTKEG, from the coding sequence ATGGCAAATCGATTAGAAAATTTAAGAGATCGCCTTTTTTCCAGGCTAAACCGACAAACGGGCATTTATCATATCCTGTGGTGGACGTTTTATTTTGTCATGATCGGTGTGCTCATGGTCGGCGTGGACCAAATGCAGTTGCATGAATACCTGGGATGGCTGGTGATCAATGTACCTGTCAAGCTGGCCATCTTCTATACCTTTTATTCTTATCTGGTCCCCAATTGGCTGGGACGCAAAACCTGGTCTTTTATAGGTGTGGTGATTTTGCTGATGCTGGTCTATCCACCATTGAAATATGGGTTTGATAGTCTTTTTGCTATAAAATCCTTGCCTTCTGTTCAATTCAGCCTGGAAGAGGATCATGAATATTTGCATTGGCAGGAGCTTGCACGCAGGTTCAATACAATTTTAGGACTCGTTCCTTTTTCGATTGCCGTACGGATCACCGTAGACTGGTTCAAGAATCAGCAAATGAAGAAGGAGCTTGAAAGAAGAAGAATGCAAGGCGAATTGGATTTGCTTCGAAACCAGGTAAACCCACATTTTTTGTTCAATGTCTTGAATAGCATTGATTCACTGATCTATAAAGTGTCTCCGGAAGGATCTGAAGCAGTTCATAAGCTATCGGCCATCATGCGCTACATGCTGTATGATAGTAATGCCAACCACGTGCTGTTGAATAGCGAGATCGAATACCTGTCCAGCTATTTCGACCTGCAACGCATTCGGATGAAAGCCACAGATGTGGTCAATTTCGAATGTAAAGGGCCAGTAGCCGGGCAGAAAATCGCACCCATGTTGTTCATTGTTTTTGTGGAGAATGCCTTTAAGCACGCAAATATCATTGATGGACGCAGAGTCATAGAAGTGTCCATAGAAATGGAAGATTCTTTGTTGCGATTCAATTGTAGAAATTCATATGATCCCAATCATTTGGAGCAAAAGGATAAAGTAGGGGGTATAGGGCTGAAGAATGTAGAACGAAGACTGGATCTGTTGTATGAAAACCGATACGCGTTAAATACTCATGTAGCAAATGGCTATTATACCGTATCGCTTAATGTAAATTTGGAAGAACCTGAAGCACCTCAAACTAAAGAAGGATGA
- a CDS encoding ABC transporter substrate-binding protein: MSVSWTERKRLTTYTFIKATGLFIAILCFISCSSTEKKTVAQITELDYATQLQITESTITVQEAWPGASPKQYNIPNKTPERIICTSTSHLYCLELLGLENKLVGFPNVKYISSSKIREQVEKGEVSDVGKDGNLNLELIIGLQPDLVIGFDAIGNSDDLQRISAAGIPVILNADFMETSALGKAEWIKFFGVLVGESTLADSIFGQIEQDYQALQALTKNVANRPTILSGNVYGDTWFLPGGQNNMAKFFEDAGGSYTWSEDSTTSWLELSFESVFEKAREADLWIGMGSFSSLEEIATQDARYIDFTAYQKGKAFNYNNRQIPDGGNDFFESGYMRPDLVLADLIHIIHPELLPDHELYYFRKLP; this comes from the coding sequence ATGTCAGTTTCCTGGACCGAAAGAAAAAGACTTACAACCTATACGTTTATTAAGGCAACTGGCCTTTTTATAGCAATTCTTTGCTTCATTAGTTGTTCCAGTACTGAAAAGAAGACCGTTGCGCAGATCACCGAGTTGGACTATGCCACGCAATTACAAATTACTGAAAGTACAATTACCGTACAAGAGGCATGGCCGGGAGCATCACCAAAACAATACAACATTCCGAACAAAACACCAGAGCGCATCATTTGTACCTCAACGTCGCATTTATATTGCCTGGAATTATTGGGTCTGGAAAATAAGCTGGTCGGTTTTCCGAATGTGAAGTACATCTCCTCATCCAAGATCCGTGAACAGGTGGAAAAAGGAGAAGTTTCAGACGTTGGGAAAGACGGAAACCTCAATTTGGAATTGATCATTGGGCTTCAGCCTGATCTTGTGATCGGATTCGACGCTATTGGAAACTCTGATGACCTCCAGCGAATATCAGCCGCTGGTATTCCCGTCATTCTGAATGCGGACTTCATGGAAACTTCCGCTTTAGGAAAAGCAGAATGGATCAAGTTCTTCGGGGTGCTCGTAGGCGAAAGTACCCTCGCAGATTCGATATTTGGCCAAATCGAACAGGACTATCAGGCCTTACAGGCATTGACTAAAAATGTCGCCAATCGCCCAACCATACTTAGTGGAAATGTTTATGGTGATACCTGGTTTTTACCCGGAGGCCAAAATAATATGGCGAAGTTTTTTGAAGATGCCGGTGGTAGCTACACCTGGTCCGAAGACAGCACTACCAGCTGGCTGGAGTTGAGCTTTGAAAGTGTCTTTGAAAAAGCCCGGGAAGCCGATCTCTGGATTGGCATGGGGTCGTTCTCTTCTCTGGAAGAAATCGCTACACAAGATGCCAGATACATAGATTTTACAGCCTATCAAAAAGGCAAGGCTTTCAACTACAATAATCGGCAGATTCCCGATGGAGGCAATGATTTCTTCGAGTCCGGCTACATGCGACCCGATCTGGTATTAGCGGACCTGATTCACATCATTCACCCCGAATTACTGCCTGATCACGAGCTTTACTATTTTCGTAAGCTCCCATGA
- a CDS encoding M1 family aminopeptidase, which yields MWYQIFKFELEYRKKRPATYIYFGILLVMAAVTMSTDVIQIGGASGLVKENSPATVANMMGILTAAMAMITSAVMGVSILRDFEHGTESMMFTTPITKGDYLLGRFLGSFIVVVLIFLGVPVGFMIGDVIQQMTDPDKVLPFNTWTYLHPFIYFVIPNLFFTGVLFFFTGALSRKMLIVYVQWMILFVFYQIALTLTSEVDNQNIAAVLDPFALTTIGNTTQYWTVAEQNSQVIPIEGVVLQNRLLWIAVGIIFGIIGYFAFSFNVVRNSWFKKKNKQADEVSDTSIELPKVSQNLGIGTYLQQIWTQARFYFWFVVKGIPFQAIALFGFVILIINSFFIGRVFGTYTYPTTYLILQLIQGAFSLFFIIIVVFYSGELIWRERDVKINLIQDSLPSPDFVGLISKFLGLILVYASLSVLLIIFGVLVQAFKGFYEFKLGLYFTAMFTETFSFLLLFTLLAFFIQVMVNNKFLGHALLILFFITMGVLDSLGLEHSLFQFGSASLGTYSEMNGFGHFVTGFSWFDLYWLAFSIFLFAVSVMFAVRGSEAAMKWRWKVGVLRLQRPLITFGITAFMVFGLSGCYIYYNTNVLNTYANSEDIEAFQADYERTYKKYEFVAQPKITDMNFRAELYPMDRNYSMEGYYMLVNMEDHPIDSLHIQLDFQDDFKHEYLKLDKPSTVVLNDEKFKYLIYEFDQPLQPGDSLKFSFKQEYTSTGFKESGSNTSIVFNGTFLNNISLPQIGYNAGSELGTDNTRKDNDLEPKERLPERDDPIGLSRNFISDDSHGINFEIVIGTEKDQIAVAPGYLQREWMENDRKYFHYKMDKPMLPFFNIVSARYEVMRDKTTINIDSATTQEINLEIYYHEGHEYNLESMMKGLKNSFAYFSENFSPYQYRQMRILEFPRYSSFAQSFANTVPFSEAIGFMVKIEEEDDVDVAYFVTAHEIAHQWWAHQVIAADVQGSQVLSETLSQYSALMVMKHEYPREHMQEFLKEELNRYLRGRTSEQKKELPLALAENQAYIHYGKGANIMYALQDFISEDSVNAALRRLATDWQGRQNGRYPTTVDFMEYIRAVTPDSLQNLVTDMFEKIVLYENKTDESFYNKISEDEYLVTLDLDVKKFEADSVGNTNEVALNEWIDIGIYTEDEEGDEKLIYLEKHLITEQDTKLEIKVDKKPIKAGVDPLYIFIDRNPDDNIEPCEEKSAT from the coding sequence ATGTGGTATCAAATATTCAAATTCGAATTAGAGTACAGAAAAAAGCGGCCGGCAACCTATATCTATTTTGGTATCCTGCTCGTCATGGCTGCTGTGACCATGTCGACGGATGTCATTCAGATCGGTGGAGCTTCCGGGTTGGTGAAAGAAAATTCGCCAGCTACGGTAGCCAACATGATGGGTATACTTACTGCGGCTATGGCGATGATCACTTCCGCCGTGATGGGAGTAAGCATCTTGCGTGATTTTGAGCACGGTACGGAATCCATGATGTTCACAACGCCCATCACCAAGGGTGACTATCTATTAGGTCGTTTCCTGGGTTCGTTCATTGTAGTGGTCCTGATTTTCCTGGGTGTTCCGGTAGGCTTCATGATTGGAGACGTCATTCAACAAATGACTGACCCGGACAAAGTATTGCCATTCAATACCTGGACATACTTACATCCATTCATTTACTTCGTGATCCCCAACCTGTTTTTTACTGGAGTATTATTCTTTTTCACGGGTGCACTTTCACGAAAAATGCTCATTGTATACGTACAGTGGATGATCCTGTTTGTTTTTTATCAAATCGCTCTGACATTAACCAGTGAAGTAGATAATCAAAACATAGCGGCAGTTTTAGATCCGTTTGCTCTTACTACCATTGGGAACACAACGCAATACTGGACCGTAGCGGAACAGAACTCTCAGGTCATACCAATTGAAGGTGTGGTACTACAAAACCGCTTATTATGGATTGCTGTAGGCATCATTTTCGGTATCATCGGTTATTTCGCATTCAGCTTCAATGTGGTTCGAAATAGTTGGTTTAAAAAGAAAAACAAACAAGCGGATGAAGTCTCTGACACTTCCATTGAGCTTCCGAAAGTGAGTCAAAACCTGGGGATTGGCACCTATTTGCAACAAATTTGGACACAAGCCCGATTCTACTTCTGGTTTGTCGTTAAAGGCATTCCTTTTCAGGCCATAGCCTTATTTGGATTCGTCATACTTATTATCAATTCTTTCTTTATCGGAAGAGTTTTTGGAACCTATACGTACCCTACGACTTATCTCATTTTACAACTGATACAAGGAGCCTTTTCACTCTTCTTTATCATCATTGTGGTGTTCTACTCCGGCGAATTGATTTGGCGTGAACGTGATGTGAAAATCAACCTCATTCAGGATTCCTTGCCTTCTCCTGATTTTGTCGGGCTCATCAGCAAGTTCCTGGGGTTGATTCTGGTTTATGCATCGCTCTCCGTCTTATTGATCATTTTCGGAGTACTCGTGCAAGCATTCAAAGGGTTCTATGAATTCAAGCTGGGCCTTTATTTCACAGCCATGTTTACCGAGACCTTCTCGTTCCTGTTACTTTTCACGCTGTTGGCCTTCTTCATTCAGGTCATGGTCAACAACAAGTTCCTGGGACATGCACTCCTCATCTTGTTTTTCATCACCATGGGTGTTCTGGATTCATTGGGATTAGAACACAGTCTCTTCCAGTTTGGAAGTGCAAGCCTCGGTACATATTCAGAAATGAATGGTTTCGGCCATTTTGTGACTGGCTTCAGCTGGTTTGACCTTTATTGGTTGGCGTTCTCCATCTTCTTATTCGCCGTTTCTGTGATGTTCGCCGTAAGAGGTTCGGAAGCTGCCATGAAGTGGCGTTGGAAAGTAGGCGTGCTACGCTTGCAACGACCCTTGATCACTTTTGGGATCACGGCCTTCATGGTATTTGGATTGTCAGGATGCTACATCTATTACAATACCAACGTCCTGAATACCTATGCCAACTCAGAGGACATTGAAGCATTCCAGGCAGACTATGAACGTACCTATAAGAAGTATGAATTCGTAGCTCAGCCTAAGATCACAGACATGAATTTCCGGGCTGAGCTGTACCCAATGGATCGGAACTACAGCATGGAAGGATACTACATGTTGGTGAACATGGAAGATCACCCAATCGACAGCTTGCATATCCAGTTAGATTTCCAGGATGATTTCAAACATGAATACCTTAAGCTGGACAAGCCATCTACAGTAGTCCTGAATGATGAAAAGTTCAAGTACCTCATTTATGAATTTGATCAGCCACTGCAACCAGGAGATTCTCTGAAGTTCAGCTTTAAGCAGGAATACACCTCGACCGGATTCAAAGAATCAGGAAGCAACACAAGCATCGTCTTCAATGGCACCTTCCTGAACAATATTTCATTGCCTCAGATAGGGTATAATGCCGGGTCCGAGCTAGGAACTGATAATACCCGGAAAGACAATGACCTGGAGCCTAAAGAGCGATTACCTGAACGTGATGACCCAATAGGTCTTAGTAGAAATTTCATTTCAGATGACAGCCATGGGATCAATTTCGAGATTGTAATCGGAACGGAGAAGGATCAAATTGCTGTGGCTCCTGGTTACTTGCAACGCGAGTGGATGGAAAATGATCGTAAATACTTCCATTATAAGATGGACAAGCCCATGTTGCCTTTCTTCAATATCGTTTCTGCACGATATGAAGTAATGAGGGATAAAACCACGATCAATATTGATTCTGCTACTACTCAGGAAATAAACCTGGAAATCTACTACCACGAAGGGCATGAATACAATCTGGAAAGTATGATGAAAGGATTAAAGAACTCTTTCGCCTACTTCTCCGAAAACTTCAGCCCTTATCAGTATCGTCAAATGCGAATCCTGGAATTCCCAAGATATAGCTCGTTTGCTCAGTCTTTTGCGAACACGGTGCCTTTTTCTGAGGCCATCGGATTCATGGTGAAAATTGAAGAAGAGGATGATGTAGATGTGGCTTACTTTGTTACAGCGCATGAAATTGCACATCAATGGTGGGCACATCAGGTGATCGCTGCCGATGTTCAGGGTAGTCAGGTACTATCTGAAACATTGTCTCAATATTCTGCCTTGATGGTGATGAAGCATGAGTACCCAAGAGAGCACATGCAAGAGTTCCTCAAAGAAGAACTCAACCGATACCTGAGAGGAAGAACCAGTGAACAGAAGAAAGAATTACCTCTGGCACTGGCAGAAAATCAGGCCTACATCCACTATGGTAAAGGCGCGAACATCATGTATGCGTTGCAGGACTTCATCAGTGAAGACAGTGTGAATGCTGCATTGAGAAGACTTGCCACAGATTGGCAAGGGCGTCAGAATGGACGCTATCCTACCACGGTGGACTTCATGGAATACATCCGAGCAGTAACACCAGACAGTTTGCAAAATCTGGTAACGGATATGTTTGAGAAGATCGTCCTGTATGAGAATAAAACAGACGAGTCTTTCTATAACAAAATAAGTGAAGATGAATATCTGGTGACCTTAGATCTGGATGTCAAAAAATTCGAAGCAGATAGCGTGGGTAACACCAATGAAGTAGCCCTAAACGAATGGATTGATATCGGAATCTACACAGAAGATGAAGAAGGAGACGAGAAGCTGATCTACCTCGAAAAGCACCTGATCACAGAGCAAGACACGAAGCTCGAGATCAAAGTGGACAAGAAGCCAATAAAGGCTGGGGTCGACCCTTTGTACATCTTCATCGATAGAAACCCGGATGACAATATCGAACCCTGTGAAGAGAAATCTGCGACGTAA